One window from the genome of Ammoniphilus sp. CFH 90114 encodes:
- the smc gene encoding chromosome segregation protein SMC yields the protein MYLKRLELIGFKSFANRTELEFVPGVTAVVGPNGSGKSNISDSIRWVLGEQSAKSLRGSKMEDIIFAGSDARKPVNYCEVSLTLDNSDHTLKIDYSEVTISRRVYRSGESEYYINKQSCRLRDIIELFMDTGVGKEAYSIIGQGRIEEILSTKSEDRRGIIEEAAGIVKYKARKKEAEKKLDETEANLVRITDIISEISDQIEPLQEQANKAKHFLSLKKQLKEQEIGLYVHQIENVNLLWNETKKQVLQFKEQHAVKSSELSALDAELSSWRWKMSEQDELLEQWQVKLLHVSEEVEKTEGKREVLRERKKNVRENHKLAVEKQSQLKGRIEELNKQAEKEDQRLKELHTEWESVEQQLKAQEGLLGEVTKGLATDVEQLKSDYIELLNQVASSKNDLRHCEQAIEQSLRKREKLKEQLEILDRMQSEVNSKKEEAQKQLHQTATAIDQCLSAYKQGVQKYKEKQNLKEEQSISLRKLEQKMDSLSSRRDVLQEMQSAFTGFMQGVKEILKARENGFPGIQGAIAELLSVPSQYETALEVALGGSLQHVVVDNEAAGRKAIQWLKEKRLGRATFLPLDVIRSRRVSRQDETQLLQLKGIVGVASDLVQCEEKYQHISENLLGSVIVTETLEQANQAARKTGYRYRFVTLDGDVVNPGGAMTGGTVQQKSTNLLGRSRQLEELEQALQTTTEEKQTLVLALAKLNQELTDMGQEQEQQRLQGEQYRLQEQEAKGRLSQIDMEAQNYSERKKVLDNEWKAVTEEERFHQERKLTLEEQLRTWAEEEGALKQRISDIETHRSHLQHSKEEYSNVITNLKVRSAELRKQKEAVSTIIQRLKEESQTHRAEWNNGEEYIKNLQDLMEGNLDSEEQLDRVIQQFRTEKEEVGQQLLVLKQERAETMQQIEILEIETKGSRKQIKELEDRLHKEEMKAGRYDVELDNVLAKLQEEYELTYELAKERYELPVDPLATGELVNSLKKQIQGLGSVNLGAIEEYERQSERLQFLTGQSSDLDEAKQTLYKVIGDIEDEMSRRFLETFEQIRGEFQQVFTHLFVGGRADLQLSDPTQILTTGIDIVAQPPGKKLQNLALLSGGEKALTAIALLFAILRVKPVPFCVLDEVEAALDDANVYRFAEYLRQFSGQTQFICVTHRKGTMEGADVLYGVTMQEFGVSKLVSVKLEDKSFISETA from the coding sequence ATGTACTTAAAACGCCTAGAATTAATAGGCTTTAAATCCTTTGCCAACCGGACAGAGCTGGAGTTTGTACCAGGAGTAACGGCTGTCGTAGGACCAAATGGAAGCGGAAAAAGTAATATATCCGATTCGATTCGTTGGGTACTAGGAGAGCAGAGTGCAAAATCTCTTCGGGGAAGTAAAATGGAAGATATTATTTTTGCCGGGAGCGATGCCCGTAAACCAGTTAATTATTGTGAAGTATCCTTGACACTAGATAATTCCGATCATACTTTAAAGATTGATTATAGTGAAGTGACGATTAGTCGTAGGGTATATCGTTCGGGTGAAAGTGAGTATTACATCAATAAGCAATCCTGCCGTCTCAGAGATATTATTGAGTTATTTATGGATACGGGAGTAGGGAAGGAAGCTTACTCTATTATTGGACAAGGACGAATCGAGGAAATCTTAAGCACAAAATCAGAAGACCGCCGAGGAATCATTGAGGAAGCGGCAGGAATAGTTAAATATAAAGCACGCAAGAAGGAAGCAGAAAAGAAATTAGATGAAACAGAAGCTAATCTGGTGAGAATTACAGATATTATTTCAGAGATCTCTGACCAAATTGAACCATTACAAGAACAGGCGAATAAAGCCAAGCATTTTCTGTCGCTCAAAAAACAGCTTAAGGAGCAGGAAATAGGGCTTTATGTTCACCAAATTGAAAACGTTAATTTGCTCTGGAATGAAACAAAAAAACAAGTATTACAATTTAAAGAACAGCATGCCGTAAAGTCATCAGAATTAAGTGCACTCGATGCAGAACTATCTAGCTGGCGATGGAAAATGAGTGAACAGGATGAATTGCTTGAACAATGGCAAGTAAAGCTTCTTCATGTCAGTGAGGAAGTAGAAAAAACGGAAGGAAAAAGAGAAGTTCTCCGCGAACGGAAAAAGAATGTTAGAGAAAATCATAAATTAGCTGTAGAAAAACAAAGCCAACTCAAAGGCCGCATCGAAGAATTAAACAAACAAGCAGAGAAGGAAGATCAGCGGCTTAAAGAACTGCATACTGAATGGGAAAGTGTAGAGCAACAACTTAAAGCTCAAGAAGGGTTGTTAGGAGAGGTAACAAAGGGATTAGCGACAGATGTAGAACAGCTAAAAAGTGACTATATTGAACTTCTAAATCAGGTCGCTTCCAGCAAAAATGATCTACGACACTGTGAACAAGCGATTGAGCAGTCCCTAAGGAAGCGAGAGAAGTTAAAGGAGCAGCTAGAGATTTTGGATCGTATGCAATCTGAGGTTAACTCGAAGAAAGAAGAAGCACAGAAACAACTCCATCAGACAGCTACAGCTATCGATCAATGTCTAAGCGCCTACAAACAAGGGGTACAAAAGTATAAGGAAAAGCAAAACCTCAAAGAGGAGCAGTCAATTTCCCTTCGCAAACTTGAGCAAAAAATGGACTCCTTGTCTTCACGAAGAGACGTGCTGCAAGAAATGCAATCAGCCTTTACAGGCTTTATGCAGGGGGTCAAGGAAATTTTGAAAGCAAGAGAAAATGGATTTCCTGGTATCCAAGGAGCGATTGCTGAACTTCTTTCTGTCCCTTCACAATACGAGACGGCTTTAGAGGTTGCGTTAGGTGGGTCTTTGCAGCATGTCGTAGTGGATAATGAGGCTGCGGGGAGAAAAGCCATCCAGTGGTTAAAAGAGAAACGTCTGGGTCGAGCTACATTTCTTCCTCTTGATGTCATTCGCTCAAGACGTGTAAGTCGACAGGATGAAACCCAACTTCTTCAATTGAAAGGGATTGTGGGGGTAGCATCCGACCTCGTTCAATGTGAGGAGAAGTATCAACATATCAGTGAGAACTTGCTTGGTTCTGTCATCGTAACGGAAACTCTCGAGCAGGCCAACCAAGCGGCTAGAAAAACAGGATACAGATATCGCTTTGTGACGTTAGACGGAGATGTAGTTAACCCTGGAGGGGCGATGACTGGGGGTACTGTACAACAAAAAAGCACCAATCTCCTAGGACGCTCGCGACAATTAGAAGAACTAGAACAAGCCCTGCAAACTACGACAGAAGAGAAACAGACCCTAGTCCTTGCGTTAGCGAAACTTAATCAAGAATTAACTGACATGGGACAAGAGCAAGAACAGCAACGTTTACAGGGAGAACAATATCGCCTGCAAGAGCAGGAAGCTAAAGGCCGATTAAGCCAAATTGATATGGAAGCCCAAAACTATAGTGAGCGCAAGAAAGTCCTAGATAACGAATGGAAAGCGGTCACGGAAGAAGAGAGGTTCCACCAGGAACGAAAACTAACGCTTGAGGAGCAATTAAGGACTTGGGCTGAGGAAGAAGGGGCTCTAAAGCAGCGGATTAGTGATATTGAGACACATCGCTCTCATTTGCAACATAGTAAAGAAGAGTATTCCAATGTCATTACGAATCTGAAGGTCAGATCCGCGGAGTTACGGAAGCAGAAGGAAGCGGTGAGTACAATTATTCAAAGGCTCAAAGAAGAGTCACAAACTCATCGTGCAGAATGGAATAATGGTGAAGAATATATTAAGAACCTTCAAGATTTGATGGAAGGAAACTTAGATAGCGAAGAACAGTTAGATCGGGTGATTCAACAGTTTCGAACGGAAAAAGAAGAGGTCGGTCAACAACTCCTTGTCCTTAAGCAAGAACGAGCGGAGACGATGCAGCAGATCGAAATCCTAGAAATTGAGACTAAGGGAAGCAGGAAACAAATTAAAGAATTAGAGGATCGTCTACATAAAGAAGAGATGAAAGCCGGTCGTTATGATGTAGAGTTGGACAATGTCCTTGCCAAGCTGCAAGAAGAGTACGAATTAACATATGAACTCGCTAAAGAAAGGTATGAGCTGCCAGTTGATCCACTAGCAACAGGAGAACTAGTGAATTCTTTAAAAAAGCAAATTCAGGGACTAGGATCCGTAAATTTAGGTGCTATTGAAGAATATGAACGGCAATCCGAGCGACTTCAATTTTTAACGGGACAAAGTAGTGATCTGGACGAAGCGAAACAAACGCTCTATAAGGTTATCGGGGATATTGAAGATGAGATGTCGAGGAGATTCCTAGAAACCTTTGAACAAATTCGTGGAGAGTTTCAACAGGTATTTACTCATCTTTTTGTTGGGGGAAGAGCAGATTTGCAACTCTCCGATCCTACTCAAATCTTAACAACGGGGATTGATATCGTTGCACAACCCCCTGGGAAAAAGTTGCAAAACTTAGCCCTTCTATCCGGTGGGGAGAAGGCTTTAACGGCCATTGCCCTTTTATTTGCTATTTTACGTGTAAAACCTGTTCCGTTCTGTGTACTTGATGAAGTAGAAGCAGCACTTGATGATGCGAATGTATATCGTTTTGCTGAATATTTACGTCAATTTAGCGGGCAAACTCAGTTTATTTGTGTCACTCACCGTAAAGGAACGATGGAGGGTGCAGATGTCTTATATGGTGTAACCATGCAAGAGTTTGGCGTTTCGAAACTCGTTTCGGTAAAATTAGAGGACAAGTCATTTATCTCAGAAACAGCCTAA
- a CDS encoding putative DNA-binding protein codes for MLEKTNRVNLLFDFYGPILKDRQRQFLEMYYREDLTLSEIAEVMEVTRQAVYDQVKRTEIVLEQYEDKLQLLSRYQERQSRINRLLDLLDSDPPEWDSENIRTLVKELAELEWSEEA; via the coding sequence ATGCTCGAGAAAACGAATCGGGTAAACCTATTATTCGACTTCTATGGTCCAATACTTAAGGATCGACAGAGGCAGTTCCTCGAGATGTACTATAGGGAAGATCTTACCTTGAGTGAAATTGCTGAAGTTATGGAAGTAACACGTCAAGCGGTGTACGACCAGGTGAAGCGAACGGAAATCGTTCTAGAACAATATGAAGACAAGCTCCAATTGTTGTCCCGATACCAAGAAAGGCAATCGAGAATCAATCGACTTCTAGATCTTCTAGATTCTGATCCGCCTGAATGGGACTCGGAGAACATTCGGACTTTAGTTAAGGAACTGGCTGAGTTGGAATGGAGTGAGGAGGCATAA
- the ftsY gene encoding signal recognition particle-docking protein FtsY: MNFFKKLKDTISQKTEEVTVKFKDGLTKTRDAVVGKVEDLVRRYKKIDEEFFEELEEILISADVGVNTVMELVDDLRKEVKKQRIEDAGQLKPLISEKLVGLFKENTADYGLHIQEGRLNIIMFVGVNGVGKTTTIGKMAHMFKQQGKKVILAAGDTFRAGAIEQLEVWGQRVGVEVVKHQAGADPAAVVYDGIAAARSRGADILLCDTAGRLQNKVNLMEELNKVYRVIAREIPDAPHETLLVLDATTGQNAMNQAKAFGEATKVSGIVLTKLDGTAKGGIVIAISNELKTPVKYVGLGEKMDDLQPFDPEQFVHALFTGFMDESSVEEETNA; this comes from the coding sequence ATGAATTTTTTTAAAAAGTTAAAAGATACGATATCTCAAAAGACTGAGGAAGTTACCGTTAAATTTAAAGACGGCTTAACCAAGACGAGGGATGCCGTCGTAGGGAAAGTCGAAGACCTCGTGCGCCGTTACAAGAAAATCGATGAAGAGTTCTTCGAAGAATTAGAAGAGATTCTGATCTCTGCAGATGTCGGTGTGAACACGGTAATGGAGCTAGTCGATGATCTCCGCAAGGAAGTCAAAAAACAACGAATAGAAGATGCAGGACAGCTAAAGCCTCTTATCTCCGAAAAACTAGTGGGTCTTTTTAAAGAGAATACCGCAGACTATGGACTCCATATTCAAGAAGGACGTCTGAATATCATTATGTTTGTAGGGGTTAATGGAGTAGGGAAGACAACCACAATAGGCAAGATGGCTCATATGTTCAAACAACAAGGAAAAAAAGTCATTCTCGCAGCAGGGGATACGTTCCGTGCAGGGGCCATTGAGCAATTAGAAGTGTGGGGACAGCGTGTTGGAGTAGAGGTAGTGAAGCATCAAGCAGGGGCAGATCCAGCTGCAGTTGTCTATGATGGGATTGCTGCTGCTCGTTCAAGAGGAGCTGATATCCTATTATGTGACACAGCGGGTAGATTGCAGAATAAAGTCAACCTGATGGAAGAGTTGAATAAGGTTTACCGAGTGATTGCCCGGGAGATACCTGATGCTCCGCATGAAACCCTGCTGGTTCTAGACGCGACAACAGGACAGAATGCAATGAATCAAGCAAAAGCATTTGGTGAAGCTACCAAAGTATCGGGAATTGTACTTACTAAACTTGATGGAACCGCAAAAGGTGGAATTGTCATTGCTATCAGTAATGAGTTGAAAACTCCTGTAAAGTATGTAGGATTAGGTGAGAAAATGGATGATTTGCAGCCATTCGACCCTGAACAGTTTGTACATGCTTTGTTCACTGGGTTTATGGATGAGTCATCCGTAGAAGAAGAAACAAACGCGTAA